The Streptomyces sp. NL15-2K genome contains a region encoding:
- a CDS encoding RNA polymerase sigma-70 factor: MTTDTATDVFEQHRPVLLGVAYRMLGRVADAEDVVQEAWLRWSAADRGEVREPRGYLVRITTRLAIDRLRQVKARGETYVGPWLPEPYVTDFGDTVPDTAERAVLADTVSLAVLVVLESLSPLERAVFVLREAFGYPYAEIAAMLERGEPAVRQLAGRARKHVEERRPRYEVDPVQRRDLTERFLAAADGGDLEGLMSLLAPDVRLVGDSGGKSKAPLRVLETADKVGRFVHGAAQKGAAPDLSFRFLELNGGPALLVLSGEKPDSVFQLDVLEGRIQSIYIIRNPDKLRSLASV; the protein is encoded by the coding sequence GTGACCACCGACACCGCGACCGACGTCTTCGAACAGCACCGACCCGTCCTCCTGGGTGTCGCCTACCGCATGCTGGGACGCGTGGCCGACGCGGAGGACGTGGTGCAGGAGGCATGGCTGCGCTGGTCGGCCGCCGACCGGGGCGAGGTGCGTGAACCGCGCGGCTATCTGGTCCGCATCACCACCCGCCTGGCCATCGACCGGCTGCGGCAGGTCAAGGCGCGCGGCGAGACGTACGTCGGCCCGTGGCTGCCGGAGCCGTACGTCACCGACTTCGGGGACACCGTGCCCGACACCGCGGAGCGGGCGGTGCTCGCCGACACCGTCTCGCTCGCCGTCCTCGTCGTCCTGGAGTCGCTGTCGCCCCTGGAGCGCGCGGTGTTCGTCCTCAGGGAGGCCTTCGGCTACCCGTACGCCGAGATCGCCGCCATGCTGGAGCGCGGTGAGCCGGCGGTGCGCCAGCTCGCCGGGCGGGCCCGCAAGCACGTCGAGGAACGCCGCCCCCGCTACGAGGTCGACCCCGTCCAGCGCCGCGACCTCACCGAGCGGTTCCTCGCCGCCGCCGACGGGGGAGACCTCGAAGGGCTGATGTCCCTGCTGGCCCCGGACGTCCGCCTGGTCGGCGACAGTGGTGGCAAGTCCAAGGCGCCGCTGCGGGTCCTGGAGACGGCGGACAAGGTGGGCCGCTTCGTCCACGGTGCCGCCCAGAAGGGCGCTGCCCCGGACCTGTCCTTCCGCTTCCTGGAGCTCAACGGAGGTCCCGCGCTGCTGGTGCTGTCGGGGGAGAAGCCGGACTCCGTCTTCCAGCTGGACGTCTTGGAGGGCCGCATCCAGTCCATCTACATCATCCGCAACCCCGACAAGCTGCGGTCCCTGGCCTCCGTCTGA